The following coding sequences lie in one Aspergillus puulaauensis MK2 DNA, chromosome 3, nearly complete sequence genomic window:
- the met16 gene encoding phosphoadenylyl-sulfate reductase (thioredoxin) (BUSCO:EOG09264FVQ;~COG:E;~EggNog:ENOG410PI92;~InterPro:IPR002500,IPR011800,IPR004511,IPR014729;~PFAM:PF01507;~go_function: GO:0003824 - catalytic activity [Evidence IEA];~go_function: GO:0004604 - phosphoadenylyl-sulfate reductase (thioredoxin) activity [Evidence IEA];~go_process: GO:0019379 - sulfate assimilation, phosphoadenylyl sulfate reduction by phosphoadenylyl-sulfate reductase (thioredoxin) [Evidence IEA];~go_process: GO:0055114 - oxidation-reduction process [Evidence IEA]): MPAKMHSNYPSDTETADLRDSTTESGYVSGGSSEEYLPEIVFTKPHLQFLNRQLQFLEPQDVLRWCVTSLPHLFQTTAFGLTGLVIMDMLSKLEIPRPQMVNLIFLDTLHHFPETLQLVDNIRKKYPLQYIHVYKPEGAETEAEFAKKHGDSLWEKDDQLYDWVAKVEPAQRAYRELNVHAVLTGRRRSQGGKRGDMDIIEVDEAGLIKLNPLANWTFDQVKQYVQDNDVPYNVLLDRGYKSIGDYHSTSPVKENEDERSGRWKGQAKTECGIHNPRSKYAQYLMDMERKRQEEALSQAFQSQITSAQ, encoded by the exons ATGCCAGCTAAGATGCATTCCAACTACCCCTCCGACACCGAGACTGCCGACTTGAGAGACTCTACTACGGAGTCAGGCTATGTCAGTGGTGGCTCAAGCGAAGAATATCTACCAGAGATAGTCTTCACCAAGCCCCATCTTCAATTTCTCAACCGACAGCTCCAATTCCTCGAACCTCAAG ATGTCCTGAGATGGTGTGTTACGTCTCTGCCTCACCTGTTCCAAACCACTGCGTTTGGGCTTACAGGTTTGGTGATCATGGACATGCTATCCAAACTGGAAATCCCCCGCCCTCAGATGGTcaacctcatcttcctcgacaCTCTCCACCATTTCCCAGAAACACTCCAGCTTGTCGACAACATCCGCAAGAAGTACCCGCTACAGTACATCCATGTCTACAAGCCTGAGGGTGCTGAGACCGAAGCTGAATTTGCCAAGAAGCACGGTGACAGTCTCTGGGAAAAGGACGACCAGCTTTATGACTGGGTTGCAAAGGTCGAGCCTGCCCAACGTGCCTACCGTGAACTCAACGTCCACGCTGTCTTGACGGGACGTCGGCGCAGCCAAGGAGGCAAGCGTGGTGATATGGACATCATTGAGGTCGACGAGGCCGGTCTCATCAAACTTAACCCTCTTGCCAACTGGACTTTCGACCAGGTGAAGCAGTATGTCCAGGACAATGATGTTCCTTACAACGTGCTTCTGGACAGGGGCTACAAGAGTATTGGTGACTACCACTCTACATCCCCCGTCAAggagaacgaagacgagCGTTCCGGCCGCTGGAAGGGCCAGGCAAAGACTGAGTGCGGTATCCACAACCCTCGATCCAAGTATGCCCAGTACTTGATGGACATGGAACGCAAGCGACAAGAGGAAGCTCTATCTCAAGCATTTCAAAGCCAGATCACATCCGCTCAATGA